In a genomic window of Ignavibacteria bacterium:
- a CDS encoding methyltransferase domain-containing protein: protein MKKLNLGCGYDLKEGYINIDIVDYGGNVIHDLNSFPYPFDDNSFDEIYCSHVLEHVESFHKTVNEIYRISKPNGIVKVFAPFFLNTKYFGDPDHKIPFGIRTFDNYEYIENKKLKFYEKWKLKHRTNYKVDAQFEILKKQFNVSNFSILKWLNILINIEPVMYERFFSGILSPEEVIFTLKVIKK from the coding sequence ATGAAAAAATTAAATCTCGGCTGCGGGTATGATTTAAAAGAGGGCTACATCAATATCGATATTGTTGATTACGGAGGGAATGTAATTCACGATTTAAATTCATTTCCATATCCTTTTGATGATAATTCCTTCGATGAAATTTATTGTTCTCACGTTCTTGAGCACGTGGAAAGCTTTCATAAAACGGTAAACGAGATCTATCGAATATCAAAACCCAATGGAATTGTTAAAGTGTTTGCTCCTTTCTTCCTTAACACTAAATATTTTGGCGATCCTGATCACAAAATTCCCTTTGGCATTAGAACTTTCGATAATTATGAGTATATCGAGAATAAAAAATTAAAATTCTATGAAAAGTGGAAATTAAAGCACAGAACTAATTACAAAGTTGATGCTCAGTTCGAAATTCTAAAGAAACAATTTAATGTTTCTAATTTTTCTATTCTAAAATGGCTCAATATTCTTATTAATATTGAACCTGTAATGTATGAAAGATTTTTTTCGGGAATTCTTTCTCCTGAAGAAGTGATTTTTACTTTGAAAGTTATTAAGAAATAA
- the dnaA gene encoding chromosomal replication initiator protein DnaA, whose protein sequence is MSKSNTDEAQKVWKNCIQIIKDHIGGLSFKTWFEPIIPTDFSNDTLTVKIPNDFSWEYIEVHYNTLIKKALLHSIGDKAKLVYIIDDKIKNEPEKIIGHELKVKTFNQLSTQEKSIDVDAAIFETHLNEKFSFDNFIKGEGNQLARAAAYAVANSPGGTSFNPLFIYGGVGLGKTHLIQAVGNAVLKNNKAKRVLYTTAEKFTMEYVDSIKKNSTNEFSSFYRKVDVLIIDDIQFFALKEATTDTFFHIFNSLHQLGKQIILSSDKPPKSLSGLDERLISRFHWGLSVDIQPPDLETRIAILLKKCESFGLEINSEIIEYISSNITNNIRELEGCLVKILALASLEGKEITLELAKEVVKSIATDRKFSITVEQIQKIVSQYFEIPEDMLRSKTKKQEFVQARQIAMYFCKKFTNASLKTIGLHFGGRDHSTVIHSIQSVEEMLTEDKFISIINSIQRKIEISS, encoded by the coding sequence ATCTCAAAATCAAACACTGATGAGGCTCAGAAAGTTTGGAAAAATTGTATCCAAATAATTAAAGATCATATTGGCGGATTGTCATTCAAGACCTGGTTTGAGCCAATCATTCCAACTGACTTTTCAAATGATACCTTAACGGTAAAAATTCCAAACGACTTTTCTTGGGAATATATTGAGGTTCATTATAACACGTTGATTAAAAAAGCTTTACTTCATTCTATTGGAGATAAAGCTAAACTAGTGTACATAATTGATGATAAAATTAAAAATGAACCCGAGAAAATCATCGGCCATGAGTTAAAAGTAAAAACTTTTAATCAATTATCTACTCAAGAAAAATCAATTGATGTTGACGCGGCTATTTTTGAAACGCATTTGAACGAAAAATTTTCTTTTGATAATTTTATTAAGGGAGAAGGAAATCAACTTGCTCGTGCAGCGGCTTATGCAGTAGCCAATTCGCCTGGCGGAACTTCATTTAATCCACTTTTTATTTATGGCGGCGTTGGATTAGGAAAAACACATCTTATTCAAGCAGTTGGAAATGCAGTTTTAAAAAACAATAAAGCAAAAAGAGTTCTATACACAACTGCGGAAAAATTCACGATGGAATATGTTGATTCTATCAAAAAGAATAGTACAAACGAGTTTTCTTCTTTCTATCGTAAAGTTGATGTGTTGATCATCGATGATATTCAATTCTTCGCTCTTAAAGAAGCTACTACTGATACGTTCTTCCATATTTTTAACAGCTTGCATCAGCTTGGAAAACAAATCATTCTCTCGAGCGATAAACCACCGAAAAGTTTGTCGGGTCTTGATGAGAGATTAATTTCACGTTTTCACTGGGGTTTATCTGTTGATATTCAGCCGCCGGATTTAGAAACAAGAATTGCAATCCTCCTGAAAAAATGTGAATCTTTCGGATTAGAAATTAATTCTGAAATAATTGAATATATTTCTTCGAATATCACAAATAATATCCGCGAATTGGAAGGATGTTTGGTGAAAATTCTTGCACTTGCTTCTCTGGAAGGAAAAGAAATTACTCTTGAGCTGGCAAAAGAAGTTGTCAAATCCATAGCAACTGATAGAAAGTTTTCCATAACAGTTGAACAAATACAAAAAATTGTCAGCCAGTATTTCGAAATTCCAGAAGATATGCTTAGGTCTAAAACAAAAAAGCAGGAGTTTGTTCAAGCACGTCAGATAGCGATGTATTTCTGCAAAAAGTTTACCAATGCTTCCTTAAAAACAATCGGCCTGCATTTTGGTGGAAGAGATCATTCCACAGTAATTCATTCAATTCAGTCTGTGGAAGAAATGCTGACCGAGGATAAATTTATTTCTATAATTAATTCGATTCAGCGAAAAATAGAAATAAGCAGCTAA